One genomic window of Vigna radiata var. radiata cultivar VC1973A unplaced genomic scaffold, Vradiata_ver6 scaffold_154, whole genome shotgun sequence includes the following:
- the LOC106752568 gene encoding GTP-binding protein BRASSINAZOLE INSENSITIVE PALE GREEN 2, chloroplastic, with protein MAMLLSTSVVPSTKLVIFNNSTQERALPSFRHFSDNSKHFEKVPPLIAFAVKGDFTHAKATRRDSRNPLLSEGRDEDEARGPICPGCGVFMQDKDPDLLGYYQPKTVKVEEFSEEDDDLFDDDDVGDYAEEDDGEVGFLNESEIKLGEESKRLTDEIDWDSDDWEANLLGEDDEKLELDGFEPAGVGYGNITEEYLEKVKRKKVSKAEKKRMAKEANREKEEVTVCARCHSLRNYGQVKNQTAENLIPDFDFNRLISTRLMNPSGSGSATVVVMVVDCVDFDGSFPRVAVKSLFQALERIQDNSKRAKKLPKLVLVATKVDLLPSQVSPTRLDRWVRNRSRSGGAPKLNGVYLVSSRKDLGVRNLLSFVKDLAGPRGNVWVIGAQNAGKSTLINAFAKKQGAKVTKLTEAPIPGTTLGILRIAGVLPAKTKMFDTPGLLHPYLMSMRLNRDEQKMVEIRKELRPRSYRIKVGQAILIGGLIRLDLVGASVETIYVTVWASPNVSLHMGKIENADEVWRKHVGIRLQPPIGNDRGAELGRWQEREVKVCGTSWDVNSIDIAIAGLGWFSLGLKGEATTKLWSFDGVEVTLREPLVLDRAPFLEKPGFWLPKAISDAIGNQTRREAQRRKQLDNEDSEYVGAGAGAELSA; from the exons ATGGCTATGTTGTTGTCTACAAGTGTTGTTCCTTCTACCAAGCTTGTCATCTTCAACAACAGTACACAAGAGCGTGCACTTCCAAGTTTTCGTCATTTCTCAG ATAATAGCAAGCACTTTGAGAAAGTCCCGCCCTTGATTGCTTTTGCTGTGAAAGGTGACTTCACTCACGCCAAAGCCACTAGGAGAGATAGTAGAAACCCATTGCTGAGTGAGGGGAGAGATGAAGATGAAGCTAGAGGACCCATTTGTCCTGGTTGTGGGGTCTTCATGCAAGATAAGGACCCTGACCTTCTAGGGTATTACCAACCAAAGACGGTGAAAGTGGAAGAGTTTTCTGAAGAGGATGATGATttgtttgatgatgatgatgttggtgATTATGCAGAAGAAGATGACGGTGAAGTGGGTTTTTTGAATGAAAGTGAAATTAAGCTTGGAGAAGAGAGTAAGAGATTAACAGACGAGATTGACTGGGATTCTGATGACTGGGAAGCTAATTTACTGGGTGAAGATGATGAGAAGTTGGAATTGGATGGGTTTGAACCTGCTGGGGTTGGGTATGGTAACATCACTGAGGAGTACTTGGAAAAGGTAAAGAGGAAGAAGGTATCCAAAGCTGAGAAGAAGAGGATGGCTAAGGAGGCTAACAGGGAGAAAGAAGAAGTCACTGTGTGTGCTCGGTGTCATTCCTTGAGAAACTATGGCCAGGTGAAGAACCAGACGGCGGAGAATTTGATACCTGATTTTGATTTCAATAGGTTGATTTCGACGCGGCTGATGAACCCTTCTGGAAGTGGCAGTGCTACTGTTGTTGTAATGGTTGTGGACTGTGTTGATTTTGATGGTTCATTCCCTAGGGTTGCTGTGAAATCCTTGTTTCAAGCATTGGAAAGAATACAGGACAACTCCAAGCGGGCCAAGAAGCTGCCGAAGCTTGTTCTTGTGGCAACAAAGGTTGATTTACTTCCCTCCCAGGTTTCTCCTACGAGATTAGATAGATGGGTTCGAAACCGTTCAAGATCTGGAGGAGCACCTAAATTAAATGGGGTTTATTTGGTCAGTTCAAGGAAGGATTTAGGTGTAAGGAATTTGTTGTCCTTCGTGAAGGATTTGGCTGGTCCTCGTGGGAATGTGTGGGTGATTGGGGCTCAAAATGCAGGGAAGTCTACTCTGATCAATGCTTTTGCAAAGAAACAAGGAGCTAAAGTTACCAAGCTGACAGAAGCTCCAATTCCTGGGACAACACTAGGGATCTTGAGAATTGCAGGAGTTTTGCCAGCTAAGACTAAGATGTTTGACACTCCAGGGCTCTTGCACCCATATTTAATGTCAATGAGATTGAATCGGGATGAGCAAAAGATGGTTGAGATCCGAAAGGAACTCCGGCCTAGGTCATATAGAATTAAG GTAGGACAAGCAATACTCATTGGTGGCTTGATAAGACTTGACCTTGTTGGAGCCTCTGTTGAAACAATATATGTCACAGTTTGGGCATCACCAAATGTTTCTCTTCACATGGGCAAAATTGAAAATGCTGATGAGGTTTGGAGAAAACATGTTGGTATCAGGTTACAG CCTCCCATTGGTAATGACCGTGGTGCTGAATTAGGAAGATGGCAAGAAAGAGAAGTAAAAGTGTGTGGAACTAGTTGGGATGTCAACAGCATTGACATAGCAATAGCAGGTTTAGGTTGGTTCTCATTGGGCCTCAAAGGCGAAGCAACCACGAAATTGTGGTCCTTTGATGGGGTTGAAGTAACTTTGAGAGAGCCATTAGTGCTTGACCGGGCACCATTCCTTGAGAAGCCAGGATTTTGGTTACCTAAAGCCATCTCTGATGCTATTGGCAACCAAACCAGACGTGAAGCTCAAAGAAGGAAACAACTTGACAATGAGGATTCGGAATACGTGGGAGCAGGGGCAGGGGCTGAGTTATCGGCATGA
- the LOC106752569 gene encoding protein EARLY RESPONSIVE TO DEHYDRATION 15 codes for MALVSGGRSTLNPNAPLYIPAAFRQVEDFSPEWWQLVTTFTWYHDFWLSQQQEDGAYYGDEDEFDGNDVVDLLPDSFDLDAGEDLAVLDAQLEDFIQSYETKETGPKVSA; via the exons ATGGCACTAGTATCTGGAGGAAGATCAACACTGAACCCTAATGCCCCGCTTTACATTCCCGCTGCGTTCCGCCAAGTGGAGGATTTTTCCCCAGAATGGTGGCAGCTGGTGACGACATTCACATGGTACCATGACTTCTGGCTAAGCCAGCAACAGGAGGATGGAGCCTATTATGGTGATGAGGATGAGTTTGATGGTAATGATGTCGTTGATTTGCTGCCGGATTCGTTTGATCTTGATGCCGGGGAAGATCTTGCTGTTTTAGACGCTCAGCTTGAAGACTTCATTCAATCTTATGAAACCAAAG AAACTGGACCCAAAGTAAGTGCATGA